The following is a genomic window from Alkaliphilus sp. B6464.
GAAGCTAAAAATAGATCTATGAATATATACTCAAGCTAGAGAGGAAATAAGGAAGTATCTGGTAAGTCTGAAGATATAGTTGTACAAGTTAAGCTTTAAAGATAGGATATATTTATAAAGAACTTCCCTTTCTCCAAATATATTCGATAAGGGAAGTTTTATTTTTTGCATAATGCCATTTTATGGCTACAGCAGGGTCAGGAGCTAATCATAGAAGGGGCAAAGGTAGTGAGATTGCTGATAGATCCACGAACCTTGTTATATTCATAATAAAAAAGATTCAATGCTTAGAGTTTTTTTACTTTGCATTGAATCTTGATTGGTGATACTTATAAAAAGTTAATTATATTTTTCATAAAGATCTTTTAAATATTTAACATCATCTGGACTTAATTTTTCCTTTAAGTCTTTCTTTATTCTACTTAATTCCTCTTTATTCACTCCACCAGAAGCAAGGCTAACTAATTCCTTTATTTCATCCATAGAAAGCTTACTAGTGAGCATACTCGTTACCTTTAATTTGTCCATAGTAGAAAAGTGATCTTCTATTTCTTTTAACTGTCCAGCAGTAAACTCATTACTTTTGCTAGAATTTTTGTCTTCAGCATATCCTTCTTTTTTACCTTCACTAGTATTATTTTTTTCGTGGCTTTCTTTACCAATATCTTTATCTTCATTCTCCAAATCATTATCAGCAATAGAATAATCTGTAACCTCATCTGTTACAAGTTCTAAGTCTAGTCCGCTTAGTATTTGATTACCTATCATTTTATCAAATATATAATTAACTGAAAAAGCTCCTGCTATCCCTACTACCAGAATAATGATAACTATAATTGCAATTACTTTTTTCATAGTAATACCTCTTTCGTTAGAGTATTTTTCATTATTTATAATAATATCATAAAAATCTGTCCTTTGAAACTATAAAAAATATGCAGCAAAGAGAAGTTTGCTTTATCCATTTCGTGATAAATGGATAATTAAAGCACTCAATATTTTTATATATGATCTAGTGCTTGTATTACTTCATCTATAATCCACTGAGGTGTTGAAGCGCCTGCTGTAATTCCGATTACTTCATGCTTAGCTATTTGATCCATCGGTATATCCCTTGCCGTCTCAATATGATAGGTAGCGCTTGGTTGCTGACTTTTACAAACTTCCACTAGCTTCTGAGTATTAGAGCTATGGTATCCTCCTATTACTAATATGGCATCTACTTTTTGAGCTAATTCCCGGGCTGATTCTTGTCTGTCTTTAGTAGCATTACAAATAGTATCAAATACCTCTACTACTTTTGCTTTATTATATAATTCCTCTTTTAAGATATTATATTTTTCTCTTTCCATAGTTGTTTGGACAACAATACAAAGTTTATCCACCATAGGCATAAGCTGAGCATCTTCTAGTTCCTGTATAATAAATGACTTATAATTGGCCCAGCCATTTACTCCAATCACCTCTGGATGCTTCTTGTTACCTATAATAGCAACAGCATATCCTTGCTGCTCATAATCGCTTACAATCTGCTGAATTTTTTTTACGAATGGACATGTATTATCTAATACATTTATTTTTTTCTGTTCTAGTATAGAATAGATTTCCTTAGATACCCCATGAGAGCGAATCAGAACAGTTCCACTTTCCACTTCTTCTAAGCCTTCAATAGTCTTAACGCCTTTTTCTTCTAGAGCATATACTACAGCTGTATTATGTATAAGTGGACCTAATGCGTATAGATTTTCATTGTTAGTATTATTATTAGCTTTTTCAAATGCAGCATTAACAGCCTTTGCTACCCCAAAACAAAATCCTAAGTGCTCTGCCAAGATTACTTTCATTAGTACACCTGCTCTTTCTTTTATAATGTAATTTTATTTAAATCAGTATGTATTATAATTCCATATTATATCATATCTCGACTTCTTTAGATGGAAAATAAAGATATACTGTCATATTCTATAAAATAAATAAAGAAACAGCAAATAAATTGCTGTTTCTTAGTCCGTTTAATTCTATTTCACCGATCTTAATACTTACAACTTAATTTCTGGTGAGTTGGTGACTGACACCGGTTTTTCCTTCTGCCATTTCGTTGAGTTTACCTCCAATGTCTATTGATATTTTACACTCTTTTCATAGAGTACTTCTGGATCAATATCGGCTTGATTACTCCATTCAATACTATCAAAACTCACTCTAACAGACCTAAATTTTTCCTTATCCTTTAACTCTTTAAAGATACCCTTATTGAGGTAAGGCTTCATATCAAATATTCTTTTTTCACCATTCTCAAAAGTTAAAAGTAATTGATAATCACTTAAAGGCTTTACATCTGTAATAGCTAAATACATACATAAAACACCTCCATTATTTTAGTGGATCAATTTTAAAAGGAAGTTCACTATTCATTGCTAGGCTCCAGTTTGCTAGTAATTCTTCCTGCCTTAACTCTGCCCATGCTAAAACAAGCTTCAATTGTTTACTTGGAAGATTCCCTTCCGTTAATTCACACGTGTTTATGTCAATTATAGCTTTATACTCTCCGTAGTATGCATGAAAATGTGGTGGGTTATGCTCTTGTGGAGCACAAAACATCCTAATTATTATTCCATAAAACATACTTATAGTTGGCATAATATCATCCTTTTTTATATTCAATATCATATATATCTTTATTATATCACAAATCGATTCTAAGAAAGAAAATTTATAGTAAAATGAAATTTTAAATTCTGGTTTTTTAGAGCGTGTAAGACTAAATTCCATATTATTAGAATTTACCTGTGCGCCCCTTTTATAGTACAATAACAGGTACAGTTGATTGCCTGCCTGTGCTGAAATAGGGAAGAAGATGAAACAATCAAAAGGCAATCAAAACATTTAACACTATCACAAAGAATAGGAATTGAAAAAGGATTACTCTCTGGATTATCATTTGTAAAAATAGCAACAAACATAAGTAAAGATCCAAGCACCATTTCTAAGGAGATAAGAAGGCATGCGAGTGTAAAAACAAGGAAAAATCAATTTGCTCCCATTCCATGCGGTAGCAGAAGTAGCTGTAGTCAGATTAACCTTTGTACCCAAAAATGTGGTTCAAAATGCAAGATGTGTCGTGAACTCAAAATTCGTTGTACAGATTTCTGTAGGGACTATGCCCCTGTTCAGTGTGAAAAACTATTAAAACCACCATACGTCTGCAACGGATGTGGTAAGCGGATAAATTGTCTTATAGAACAGAAGATATACTCCGCAAAGTACGCTGATGACTGCTACCGAGAGTTGTTGGTGTCAGCGAGGGAAGGGATTAATCAGACTCCTGAAAGTATTCAAAGACTTGATGAACTTGTATCGCCTTTAATCAAAAAAGGACAGTCTATTGCTCATATATATGCCAATCACGCTAAAGAAATTAAGTGCTCTAGAAGAACTTTATACTCCTATATTGATCAGTCGGTATTAGCAACAAGAAATCTTGATATGAGGCGCAGAGTCAAATACAAGAAGTGCAAAAAATCAACCCAGTGCAGTATTGTGAATCGGGAATTTCGTAAGGGACGCAGCTATGAAGATTTTCAAAAGTTGTTAAAAGGTAATCCGTCTGTACCTGTTGTTGAAATGGATACCGTAGAAGGGAAAAAAGGAGGAAGTACAGAGGGTTTTTGATAATTTCACACAAATGCTAGGTGCTGAATTATTCCAAACATTATTTCCAATCGTACTTACCGACAATGGCAGTGAATTTCAGAATCCACTGCCATTAGAATCTACATAATACGCGAAATGCGAACTAAAATTTATTATTGTAATCCTAATAGTTCCTAGCAAAAAGGTATGATTGAAAAGAACCACCAATATATACGTTTTGTAGTACATAAAGGAAATACATTCGATCTGTACACAGGATGATGATCAATCACATTAATAACGCAGCAAGAGACAGCCTCAATGGATGTACTCCATTGAGGCTGTCTCAGTTGCTTTTGAACTATCAGCTACATACCGGTCTATCACTTCAGGAGATTACACCAGATGAAGTAATGCTCAAACCAGAATTACTGAAATAAAATGATGTTGCACAGGCAGATTTCACTGACTAGAATTTAGTCTTACACGAAGGCAGGTGGAATTTAGTCTTGCGCACTAATTTTAGCTGCCAGATTGCCGTGCAGAGAATCCGTAAAATCTATGCTACTAAAGCTATTATACGTTAAAAAACTGGTTTGTTAATGTATTAAAACAGAAGTCAATCCTGCATAAAACAGGTTACTTCTATACACTAGAATTCAGTTTTTCATTCAACGCTTAATTTTTTCTAGAATATTTATAGTTGCATCAAATAGTGTCTGCTTCGATTTCATAATTAGGTACTATATTAAAGGCATGTAATACTTGGTCTAGCATTTCTCTATGTTGTCCTGTAACACATTTTTCTCTTGTTTCTAACTCTTTAATTAGGGGCACATCTTAATTGCTTCCGGCCTTGTGCCAAACACCCCCATTACTTTTTTCTTCATTTTGCCACCTATCCTTATTTCAGTTATATATCGTTAGATATTAAGCTTAT
Proteins encoded in this region:
- a CDS encoding DUF4160 domain-containing protein translates to MEFSLTRSKKPEFKISFYYKFSFLESICDIIKIYMILNIKKDDIMPTISMFYGIIIRMFCAPQEHNPPHFHAYYGEYKAIIDINTCELTEGNLPSKQLKLVLAWAELRQEELLANWSLAMNSELPFKIDPLK
- a CDS encoding DUF2442 domain-containing protein, whose protein sequence is MYLAITDVKPLSDYQLLLTFENGEKRIFDMKPYLNKGIFKELKDKEKFRSVRVSFDSIEWSNQADIDPEVLYEKSVKYQ
- the ispH gene encoding 4-hydroxy-3-methylbut-2-enyl diphosphate reductase, which codes for MKVILAEHLGFCFGVAKAVNAAFEKANNNTNNENLYALGPLIHNTAVVYALEEKGVKTIEGLEEVESGTVLIRSHGVSKEIYSILEQKKINVLDNTCPFVKKIQQIVSDYEQQGYAVAIIGNKKHPEVIGVNGWANYKSFIIQELEDAQLMPMVDKLCIVVQTTMEREKYNILKEELYNKAKVVEVFDTICNATKDRQESARELAQKVDAILVIGGYHSSNTQKLVEVCKSQQPSATYHIETARDIPMDQIAKHEVIGITAGASTPQWIIDEVIQALDHI